One genomic region from Sphingobacterium sp. UGAL515B_05 encodes:
- a CDS encoding MFS transporter → MDATLTHSEEDLYNKRNRIRIAVSLFFFCQGIAFASWASRIPVIKAHLHLSEGQLGTILLMLPVGQLATMALSGKLVTKYGSSSVLRIVPIAYTLVLCSIPFAQNAWQMGGILFLFGVTGNMCNISVNTQGVATEQIFKKSIMTSFHGAWSIAGFTGALVGLLTMNLGLNTFYHFLIILVIVTANTLINQKYLVPGKSPQKEKRSFFSKPEGGLLQLGIIGFFSMATEGAMFDWSGVYFKEIVQAPEKFVVVGYASFMIMMATGRFVGDAVIRKLGRKRTLQYSGLLMFVGMMTSVIFPEFIICTLAFMLVGIGVACNVPSIYSIAGQNKNVPSGVALAMVSSISYLGFLMGPPLIGYIAEAFSLRYSYGVFACFGLLMFVMVGRLSLFKEIRAA, encoded by the coding sequence ATGGACGCAACGTTAACTCACTCAGAAGAAGATCTTTATAACAAACGAAATCGCATAAGAATCGCGGTATCGCTTTTCTTTTTTTGCCAAGGGATCGCGTTTGCATCTTGGGCAAGTCGAATTCCCGTTATTAAAGCTCATCTCCATTTAAGTGAAGGGCAATTGGGTACAATTTTATTAATGCTTCCTGTTGGGCAACTTGCAACAATGGCTCTTTCAGGAAAGCTGGTTACAAAATATGGCAGTTCAAGTGTCTTGCGTATTGTGCCCATCGCTTATACCTTGGTCCTGTGCTCCATCCCCTTTGCACAGAATGCCTGGCAGATGGGGGGCATATTATTTCTGTTTGGTGTCACTGGTAATATGTGTAATATTTCCGTTAACACGCAAGGCGTTGCAACTGAGCAGATTTTCAAAAAATCAATAATGACTTCTTTTCATGGAGCCTGGAGCATCGCTGGCTTCACAGGTGCACTAGTCGGCTTGTTAACGATGAATTTGGGCCTGAACACCTTTTATCATTTTTTAATCATATTAGTCATTGTCACAGCGAATACACTAATCAACCAAAAGTATTTGGTTCCGGGCAAATCTCCTCAAAAGGAAAAGCGTAGTTTTTTCTCTAAACCGGAAGGTGGCCTACTTCAACTCGGCATTATCGGCTTTTTCAGCATGGCAACAGAGGGGGCAATGTTTGACTGGAGTGGGGTCTATTTCAAGGAGATCGTTCAAGCTCCAGAAAAATTTGTTGTCGTTGGCTACGCTTCTTTTATGATTATGATGGCCACTGGACGCTTTGTTGGTGATGCTGTCATTCGCAAATTAGGGAGAAAAAGAACCCTGCAATACAGTGGCCTGTTGATGTTTGTCGGAATGATGACATCGGTTATTTTTCCTGAATTTATCATCTGCACCCTCGCTTTTATGTTAGTAGGTATAGGTGTGGCCTGCAACGTCCCTTCCATTTACAGCATTGCTGGGCAGAACAAAAATGTACCATCTGGAGTAGCCTTAGCCATGGTTTCAAGCATCAGTTACCTGGGTTTTTTAATGGGACCGCCTTTAATTGGATATATTGCTGAAGCTTTTAGCCTACGCTATTCCTACGGTGTTTTTGCCTGTTTCGGCCTATTGATGTTTGTGATGGTTGGGCGATTATCTTTATTTAAAGAAATACGCGCAGCCTAA